From the Lathyrus oleraceus cultivar Zhongwan6 chromosome 4, CAAS_Psat_ZW6_1.0, whole genome shotgun sequence genome, one window contains:
- the LOC127073589 gene encoding early nodulin-93, producing the protein MAQRNVAANSSLEKTSLAYLDQRMAMAKRCSHQGVMAGAKAAVVATIATAIPTLASVRMLPWARANLNHTAQALIISTVAGAAYFIVADKTVLATARKNSFNRPSNA; encoded by the exons ATGGCACAGAGAAATGTTGCTGCTAACTCTTCTCTTGAGAAAACCAGTTTGGCTTATCTAGATCAGAGGATGGCCATGGCCAAACGCTGTTCTCATC AAGGTGTGATGGCTGGAGCTAAGGCAGCTGTTGTCGCTACTATCGCCACTGCCATTCCAACT CTGGCTAGTGTTAGGATGCTACCTTGGGCAAGAGCCAACCTCAATCACACTGCACAAGCTCTTATAATTTCAACAG TGGCTGGAGCAGCATATTTCATAGTAGCTGACAAGACTGTCTTGGCAACTGCAAGAAAGAACTCCTTCAACCGACCCTCCAATGCATGA